In one Nocardia tengchongensis genomic region, the following are encoded:
- a CDS encoding NADP-dependent oxidoreductase — MRAVIQQSLGGPEVLEVVEIDKPELLSGEVLVRVRASGVNPVDVAVRSGAFPLLGQPPFGVGWDISGVVEAAGPGARYEVGEEVFGMPFFPRAATGYAEYVATPSRQVARKPESLDHVEAAALPLAALTAWQGLVDKAGVQAGDRVLIHRAAGGVGHLAVQIAKAKGAYVIALASAGKHEFVRGLGADEVIDYQTTDFTEAVSDVDIVFDSVADGERSLSVLRPGGVLVTILEHANPALAATVKAAGRRLAGVSVEPDYAALEQIAELVDAGLLRPTIAEALPLEQAGKAHEIVASGQTVGKVVLTVE; from the coding sequence ATGCGTGCGGTGATTCAGCAGAGCTTGGGTGGGCCCGAGGTCTTGGAGGTCGTGGAGATCGACAAGCCGGAGCTGTTGTCGGGCGAGGTGCTGGTCCGGGTGCGGGCCAGTGGGGTCAATCCCGTCGACGTGGCGGTGCGGTCGGGAGCCTTCCCGTTGCTGGGACAGCCGCCTTTCGGTGTCGGGTGGGACATCTCGGGGGTGGTCGAGGCGGCGGGGCCCGGCGCGCGGTACGAGGTCGGCGAAGAAGTCTTCGGGATGCCGTTCTTCCCGCGTGCCGCAACGGGATACGCGGAGTATGTGGCCACTCCCTCCCGTCAGGTGGCGCGGAAGCCCGAGTCGCTCGATCACGTCGAAGCGGCCGCGTTGCCGTTGGCCGCGTTGACGGCGTGGCAGGGACTGGTGGACAAGGCGGGGGTGCAGGCCGGGGATCGGGTGCTGATCCACCGGGCCGCGGGCGGGGTCGGGCATCTGGCCGTGCAGATCGCGAAGGCGAAGGGCGCGTACGTGATCGCGCTCGCCAGCGCCGGCAAGCACGAGTTCGTGCGGGGACTCGGCGCCGATGAGGTGATCGATTACCAGACAACGGATTTCACCGAGGCGGTGTCCGATGTCGACATCGTCTTCGACTCCGTCGCCGACGGGGAGCGGTCGCTGTCGGTGCTGCGGCCGGGCGGTGTGCTGGTGACCATCCTCGAGCATGCGAATCCGGCGTTGGCGGCCACCGTCAAGGCGGCCGGTCGGCGGCTCGCCGGTGTCTCGGTGGAGCCGGATTACGCTGCGCTGGAGCAGATCGCGGAGTTGGTGGACGCGGGTCTGCTGCGGCCGACCATCGCCGAGGCGCTGCCGCTGGAGCAGGCCGGGAAGGCGCATGAGATCGTCGCATCGGGGCAGACCGTGGGCAAAGTGGTGCTGACCGTCGAGTGA
- the dmpG gene encoding 4-hydroxy-2-oxovalerate aldolase, protein MSNSNILKPFSADLDVRVTDTSLRDGSHHKRHQFVVEEVRDIVAALDNSGVPVIEVTHGDGLGGSSFNYGFSKTPEQELIKVAAETAKQAKIAFLMLPGVGVKEDIKISQDNGASICRIATHCTEADVSIQHFNMARDLGLETVGFLMMAHSTTPENLAKQARIMADAGCQCIYVVDSAGALVLEQVSDRVSALVAELGNDAQVGFHGHENLGLAVANSVYAVRAGATQIDGSARRFGAGAGNLPVEAFIGVCDKLGIKTGVDFFAITDAAEDVVRPAMPSECLLDRQALMMGYAGVYSSFLRHAERQAERYGVSAAEMLVRAGQRKLVGGQEDQLIDIALELQREKEKSAANA, encoded by the coding sequence GTGAGCAATTCGAACATTCTGAAGCCGTTCTCCGCGGACCTCGACGTCCGGGTCACCGACACGTCGCTGCGTGACGGCTCGCACCACAAGCGCCACCAGTTCGTCGTCGAAGAGGTCCGCGACATCGTCGCCGCCCTCGACAACTCCGGCGTGCCGGTCATCGAGGTCACCCACGGTGACGGCCTCGGCGGTTCCTCGTTCAACTACGGTTTCTCGAAGACCCCTGAGCAGGAACTGATCAAGGTCGCGGCCGAGACCGCCAAGCAGGCCAAGATCGCCTTCCTGATGCTGCCGGGCGTCGGCGTCAAGGAAGACATCAAGATCTCGCAGGACAACGGTGCGTCGATCTGCCGCATCGCCACCCACTGCACCGAGGCCGACGTCTCGATCCAGCACTTCAACATGGCGCGCGACCTCGGCCTCGAGACCGTGGGCTTCCTGATGATGGCGCACTCCACCACCCCGGAGAACCTCGCCAAGCAGGCCCGCATCATGGCCGACGCGGGCTGCCAGTGCATCTACGTCGTCGACTCCGCCGGCGCGCTGGTGCTGGAGCAGGTCTCCGACCGCGTCTCCGCCCTGGTCGCCGAGCTCGGCAACGACGCGCAGGTCGGCTTCCACGGCCACGAGAACCTGGGCCTCGCGGTCGCGAACTCGGTGTACGCCGTGCGCGCGGGCGCCACCCAGATCGACGGCAGCGCACGCCGTTTCGGCGCGGGCGCGGGCAACCTGCCCGTCGAGGCGTTCATCGGCGTGTGCGACAAGCTCGGCATCAAGACCGGCGTCGACTTCTTCGCCATCACCGACGCCGCCGAGGATGTCGTCCGCCCGGCCATGCCGAGCGAGTGCCTCCTCGACCGCCAGGCCCTGATGATGGGTTACGCGGGCGTCTACTCCTCCTTCCTCCGCCACGCCGAGCGTCAGGCCGAGCGCTACGGCGTCTCGGCTGCCGAGATGCTCGTCCGCGCCGGCCAGCGCAAGCTCGTCGGTGGCCAGGAAGACCAGCTGATCGACATCGCGCTGGAGCTCCAGCGCGAAAAGGAGAAGTCGGCCGCCAACGCCTGA
- a CDS encoding acetaldehyde dehydrogenase (acetylating) — translation MTASKVTAAIVGSGNISTDLLYKLLRSDKIEPRWMIGIDPDSEGLKRARGLGLETSAEGADWLLALPEKPDLLFEATSAYVHRAYAPKYAEAGIRAIDLTPAAVGPAVIPPVNLDTLRDEMNVNMITCGGQATIPMVHAVSRVVPVDYAEIVASVSSVSAGPGTRANIDEFTKTTSAGVMNIGGAKRGKAIIILNPAEPPMIMRDTIFCSIPEDADRDAITESVHRMEKAIQEYVPGYRLLNEPQFDEPSLVSGGMAKVSIFVEVEGAGDFLPPYSGNLDIMTAAATQVGNVLADQIISARV, via the coding sequence GTGACTGCAAGCAAAGTCACCGCCGCGATCGTCGGGTCCGGCAACATCAGCACCGATCTGCTGTACAAGCTGCTGCGTTCGGACAAGATCGAGCCGCGCTGGATGATCGGCATCGACCCCGATTCCGAGGGCCTCAAGCGCGCCCGCGGCCTGGGCCTGGAGACCTCCGCCGAGGGCGCGGACTGGCTGCTGGCGCTGCCGGAGAAGCCGGACCTGCTGTTCGAGGCCACCTCCGCCTACGTGCACCGCGCTTACGCGCCGAAGTACGCCGAGGCCGGCATCCGTGCCATCGACCTCACCCCGGCCGCCGTCGGCCCCGCCGTCATCCCGCCGGTCAACCTCGACACCCTGCGTGACGAGATGAACGTCAACATGATCACCTGCGGTGGCCAGGCCACGATCCCGATGGTGCACGCGGTTTCGCGCGTCGTGCCGGTCGACTACGCCGAGATCGTGGCGTCGGTGTCCTCGGTGTCCGCCGGTCCGGGTACTCGCGCCAACATCGACGAGTTCACCAAGACCACCTCCGCGGGCGTCATGAACATCGGTGGCGCCAAGCGCGGCAAGGCGATCATCATCCTGAACCCGGCCGAGCCGCCGATGATCATGCGCGACACCATCTTCTGCTCCATCCCCGAGGATGCCGACCGCGACGCGATCACCGAGTCGGTGCACCGCATGGAGAAGGCCATCCAGGAGTACGTGCCCGGTTACCGTCTGCTCAACGAGCCGCAGTTCGACGAGCCGTCGCTGGTTTCCGGTGGCATGGCGAAGGTTTCGATCTTCGTCGAGGTCGAGGGCGCGGGCGACTTCCTGCCGCCGTACTCGGGCAACCTCGACATCATGACGGCCGCCGCCACCCAGGTGGGCAATGTGCTGGCCGACCAGATCATCTCGGCTCGGGTGTAA
- a CDS encoding 2-keto-4-pentenoate hydratase, whose amino-acid sequence MLTDALRKELADELAAAERDRTPIDPLVARYPEIDVVDAYEIQLINMRQRFAGGAKVVGHKVGLSSLAMQQMMGVDEPDYGHLLAEMEVYEDVPVDTSKYLYPRVEVEVGFILGADLPGEDCTEEDVRKATVAYAPSIELIDTRIKEWKIGLCDTIADNASSAGYVLGQARVAPELLDIKAIDAVLTRNGEVIAEGRSDAVLGDPTIAVAWLARKVASFGVRLKAGDIVLPGSCTRAIDARPGDEFIAEFAGLGSVHLGFA is encoded by the coding sequence GTGCTGACCGACGCGCTTCGCAAGGAACTGGCTGACGAGCTCGCGGCGGCCGAACGGGATCGGACTCCGATCGACCCGCTGGTCGCGCGCTACCCCGAGATCGACGTGGTCGATGCCTACGAGATCCAGCTCATCAACATGCGGCAGCGGTTCGCCGGCGGCGCGAAGGTGGTGGGCCACAAGGTCGGCCTGTCCTCGCTCGCCATGCAGCAGATGATGGGCGTCGACGAACCCGACTACGGGCACCTGCTCGCGGAAATGGAAGTCTACGAAGACGTTCCGGTCGACACCTCCAAGTACCTGTACCCCCGGGTCGAGGTCGAGGTCGGGTTCATCCTGGGCGCCGACCTGCCCGGCGAGGACTGCACAGAAGAGGACGTCCGCAAGGCCACCGTCGCCTACGCGCCCTCCATCGAGCTGATCGACACCCGCATCAAGGAGTGGAAGATCGGCCTCTGCGACACCATCGCCGACAACGCCTCCTCCGCCGGCTACGTGCTCGGCCAGGCCCGCGTCGCGCCGGAACTGCTGGACATCAAGGCCATCGACGCCGTGCTGACCCGCAACGGCGAGGTCATCGCCGAGGGTCGCTCCGACGCCGTGCTCGGCGACCCCACCATCGCCGTGGCGTGGCTGGCCCGCAAGGTCGCCTCGTTCGGCGTGCGGTTGAAGGCGGGCGACATCGTGCTGCCCGGCTCCTGCACCCGTGCCATCGACGCCCGCCCGGGCGACGAGTTCATCGCCGAGTTCGCCGGACTCGGTTCCGTCCACCTGGGTTTCGCGTAA
- the kstD gene encoding 3-oxosteroid 1-dehydrogenase → MFYMTDRDYDVVVVGSGAAGMSAALTAAHHGLRTVLIEKAAHYGGSTARSGGGVWIPGNKVLKAAGKGNDLDEARTYLYSIIGDVVPKEKIDTYIDRGAEAFDYVLDHSALKMTWVPGYSDYYPEAPGGKADGRSCEPKPFNLKVLGAERFNLEPPYSKAPLNVVVMQADYKKLNLIRRHPSGILRVLRVGTRWAWARPPARRWSAWARRSSRVSRAKGLLDANVPVLLNTPLTGLVIENGVVTGVEATENGETVRFNAKYGVILGSGGFERNADMRHKYQREPITTEWTTGAEANTGDGIRAGIEAGGAIDFMDDSWWGPTTFRGEGKPWFCLAERNLPGSIMINTQGQRFGNESAPYVEAVHTMYGGEYGQGEGPGENVPCWLVFDNRYRSRYIFAGLQPGQRIPSRWMENDLIVVAPTAAELAEKIGVPADNLAATIERFNGFAETGKDLDYQRGDSAYDRYYGDETIKPNPCLNKLEVGPFYAVKMVPGDLGTKGGLVTDNDARVLREDGSVIDGLYAAGNTSSPVMGHTYAGPGATIGPAITFGYLAALDIAAKAKNGAPVTADKAS, encoded by the coding sequence GTGTTCTACATGACTGATCGGGATTACGACGTGGTGGTGGTCGGCAGCGGTGCCGCCGGTATGTCCGCCGCCCTCACCGCTGCGCACCACGGTCTGCGCACGGTGCTCATCGAAAAAGCCGCTCATTACGGCGGTTCTACCGCGCGTTCGGGCGGTGGCGTCTGGATTCCCGGCAACAAGGTGCTGAAGGCGGCGGGTAAGGGCAACGACCTCGACGAGGCGCGGACCTACCTCTACAGCATCATCGGCGACGTGGTGCCCAAGGAGAAGATCGATACCTACATCGATCGCGGCGCCGAGGCGTTCGACTACGTCCTGGACCACTCCGCGCTGAAGATGACCTGGGTGCCGGGCTACTCCGACTACTACCCGGAGGCCCCGGGCGGCAAGGCGGACGGCCGCTCCTGCGAGCCCAAGCCGTTCAACCTGAAGGTGCTGGGCGCCGAGCGCTTCAACCTGGAGCCCCCCTACAGCAAGGCGCCGCTGAACGTGGTCGTCATGCAGGCCGACTACAAGAAGCTCAACCTGATCCGCCGCCACCCGAGCGGCATCCTGCGCGTGCTGCGCGTCGGCACCCGCTGGGCGTGGGCAAGGCCACCGGCAAGGCGCTGGTCGGCATGGGCCAGGCGATCATCGCGGGTCTCGCGGGCCAAGGGCCTGCTGGACGCGAACGTGCCGGTGCTGCTGAACACTCCGCTGACCGGTCTGGTCATCGAGAACGGCGTGGTCACCGGCGTCGAGGCCACCGAGAACGGCGAGACCGTGCGGTTCAACGCCAAGTACGGCGTGATCCTGGGCAGCGGCGGCTTCGAGCGCAACGCCGACATGCGGCACAAGTACCAGCGTGAGCCCATCACCACCGAGTGGACCACCGGCGCCGAGGCCAACACCGGCGACGGCATCCGCGCGGGCATCGAAGCGGGCGGCGCGATCGACTTCATGGACGACTCGTGGTGGGGTCCGACGACGTTCCGCGGTGAAGGCAAGCCGTGGTTCTGCCTCGCGGAGCGCAACCTGCCCGGATCGATCATGATCAACACGCAAGGTCAGCGATTCGGTAATGAGTCCGCTCCTTACGTCGAGGCAGTGCACACCATGTACGGCGGCGAATACGGGCAGGGTGAGGGTCCGGGCGAGAACGTGCCCTGCTGGCTCGTGTTCGACAATCGCTACCGGTCTCGCTACATCTTCGCCGGATTGCAGCCTGGCCAGCGGATTCCGTCCCGCTGGATGGAAAACGACCTGATCGTCGTCGCCCCCACGGCAGCCGAGCTGGCCGAGAAGATCGGTGTCCCCGCCGACAACCTGGCCGCCACCATCGAGCGCTTCAACGGCTTCGCCGAGACCGGCAAGGATCTCGACTACCAGCGCGGCGACAGTGCCTACGACCGCTACTACGGCGACGAGACCATCAAGCCGAACCCGTGCCTCAACAAGCTCGAGGTCGGCCCGTTCTACGCGGTCAAGATGGTCCCCGGCGACCTCGGCACCAAGGGCGGTCTGGTCACCGACAACGACGCCCGCGTGCTGCGCGAGGACGGCAGTGTCATCGACGGCCTCTACGCCGCCGGCAACACCTCCTCCCCCGTGATGGGCCACACCTACGCCGGTCCCGGCGCGACCATCGGACCCGCGATCACCTTCGGCTACCTGGCCGCCCTCGATATCGCCGCCAAGGCGAAGAACGGCGCGCCGGTCACGGCCGACAAGGCGTCCTGA
- a CDS encoding MaoC family dehydratase, with protein sequence MPIDLSVALGAQIPAREFSWSASDVQTYNLALGAGNRWTDAAELAYLDDREPAVLPSFATVAPSFHETEPPKVKFDGIDIDLAKVVHGSQETIVHRPIPASGKGSISGRITEIWDKGSNAVIWREDTAVGSDGEPLWTSRSSIFAKGEGGFGGERGPSAKAELPDRAPDFEVLTPTLPQQALLYRMCGDRNPLHSDPEFARNAGFPNPILHGLCTYGLVLKTATDTALASDVSRVKGFRARFAGVMYPGETLRSRIWQQDGELVIAVTVVERDDAPVLADVVLTHS encoded by the coding sequence ATGCCCATCGACTTGAGCGTGGCGCTCGGCGCGCAGATCCCGGCGCGCGAATTCAGCTGGTCGGCCAGTGACGTGCAGACCTACAACCTGGCGCTGGGCGCCGGCAACCGCTGGACCGACGCCGCCGAGCTGGCCTACCTCGACGACCGCGAGCCGGCCGTGCTGCCGTCCTTCGCGACCGTCGCGCCGTCCTTCCACGAGACCGAGCCGCCGAAGGTGAAGTTCGACGGCATCGACATCGACCTGGCCAAGGTCGTGCACGGCAGCCAGGAGACCATCGTGCACCGGCCGATCCCGGCCTCGGGCAAGGGCTCCATCTCCGGCCGCATCACCGAGATCTGGGACAAGGGCTCCAACGCCGTCATCTGGCGTGAGGACACCGCGGTCGGCTCCGACGGCGAGCCGCTGTGGACCTCGCGTTCCTCCATCTTCGCCAAGGGCGAGGGCGGCTTCGGCGGCGAGCGCGGCCCGAGCGCCAAGGCCGAACTGCCGGACCGGGCCCCGGATTTCGAGGTCCTCACCCCGACCCTGCCGCAGCAGGCGCTGCTCTACCGCATGTGCGGCGACCGCAACCCGCTGCACTCGGACCCGGAGTTCGCCCGCAACGCCGGCTTCCCGAACCCGATCCTGCACGGCCTGTGCACCTACGGCCTGGTCCTCAAGACCGCCACCGACACCGCGCTGGCCTCGGATGTCTCGCGCGTCAAGGGTTTCCGCGCCCGCTTCGCCGGCGTCATGTACCCGGGTGAGACGCTGCGCTCGCGCATCTGGCAGCAGGACGGCGAGCTGGTCATCGCGGTGACCGTGGTCGAGCGCGACGACGCCCCCGTTCTCGCGGACGTGGTGCTCACGCACTCCTGA
- a CDS encoding TetR/AcrR family transcriptional regulator C-terminal domain-containing protein: MAARSGERSSAGDPVRTLELLWREPGSGGSGRGPKQRTTIEAVIAAALEIADTEGLAALTMRSVAAKLGITPMATYTYVPGKAELLDLMLDTVYQRMNRHDLAGMAWRERVSAIAAENREMLSAHPWVAYLPTTRPPLGPGVAAKYDHELRAFDGLGLSDLDMDAALTYVLGFVTSTAQLAIDSAAAAAESGRSDHDWWERAAPLLARVFDADRYPLAARVGEAAGQAHDSAYSADHAYEFGLARVLDGLAALIENPGP, translated from the coding sequence ATGGCCGCACGAAGCGGGGAACGCAGCAGTGCGGGGGACCCGGTGCGCACGCTGGAACTACTGTGGCGCGAGCCGGGATCCGGCGGTTCCGGGCGCGGGCCCAAGCAACGCACCACGATCGAGGCCGTCATCGCGGCCGCCCTCGAGATCGCCGACACCGAGGGCCTGGCCGCCCTCACCATGCGGTCGGTCGCCGCGAAACTCGGCATCACGCCCATGGCCACCTACACCTACGTGCCGGGCAAGGCGGAACTGCTGGACCTCATGCTCGATACGGTCTACCAGCGCATGAATCGCCACGATCTGGCCGGAATGGCATGGCGGGAAAGGGTTTCCGCGATCGCGGCGGAGAACCGCGAAATGCTGAGCGCCCACCCGTGGGTCGCCTATCTGCCGACCACCCGGCCGCCCCTGGGTCCCGGCGTGGCCGCGAAATACGACCACGAACTGCGCGCCTTCGACGGTCTCGGCCTGTCCGACCTCGATATGGACGCGGCCCTCACCTACGTATTGGGCTTCGTCACCTCGACCGCTCAACTGGCCATCGACAGCGCCGCGGCCGCGGCGGAAAGCGGCCGATCCGACCATGATTGGTGGGAACGCGCGGCCCCGCTGCTGGCCCGCGTCTTCGACGCCGACCGCTACCCGCTGGCGGCCCGGGTCGGCGAGGCCGCGGGGCAGGCGCACGACAGCGCCTACAGCGCCGACCACGCCTACGAATTCGGCCTCGCCCGGGTCCTCGACGGTCTGGCCGCGTTGATCGAAAACCCCGGGCCCTGA
- a CDS encoding VOC family protein, which produces MNITASAISLNVPDPATSARFLIDHFGFTEKMSADGFVNLTRPDAGFDVIYLRTGLGSFKPDRIAGSAGEGLLVVFVVDDIDAEYARVQGEGVPIVTPVETEPWGERYFQALDPNGIVIQLVQWV; this is translated from the coding sequence TTGAACATCACCGCTTCCGCGATCTCCCTGAACGTGCCCGACCCGGCCACCTCCGCGCGGTTCCTCATCGACCACTTCGGCTTCACCGAGAAGATGTCGGCCGACGGCTTCGTGAACCTGACCCGGCCCGATGCCGGATTCGACGTCATCTACCTGCGCACCGGCCTGGGCAGCTTCAAACCCGACCGCATCGCGGGCAGTGCCGGCGAGGGCCTGCTGGTGGTCTTCGTGGTCGACGACATCGACGCCGAATACGCTCGCGTCCAGGGCGAGGGCGTGCCCATCGTGACGCCCGTCGAGACCGAGCCGTGGGGTGAGCGGTACTTCCAGGCGCTGGATCCCAACGGAATCGTCATCCAACTGGTTCAGTGGGTCTGA
- a CDS encoding YciI family protein — protein sequence MRSLILIRLDPAAAPEGGPDDQLMKDMNELIEEMTKAGVLLDTAGLRPIEEGTRIRQAGGTQTVIDGPFTESKEIVGGYCLLQTRTNEEAVEWARRFLRVHGPEWEIGVEVRQLDGEG from the coding sequence ATGCGAAGCCTCATCCTGATCCGCCTCGACCCCGCCGCGGCCCCGGAGGGCGGCCCCGATGACCAGCTCATGAAGGACATGAACGAGCTCATCGAGGAGATGACCAAGGCCGGGGTGCTGCTCGACACCGCCGGGCTGCGTCCCATCGAAGAGGGCACCCGGATCCGGCAGGCCGGCGGCACGCAGACCGTCATCGACGGCCCATTCACCGAATCCAAGGAGATCGTCGGCGGCTACTGCCTGCTGCAGACCCGCACCAATGAGGAGGCGGTGGAATGGGCGCGCCGATTCCTGCGCGTGCACGGACCGGAGTGGGAGATCGGCGTGGAGGTCCGGCAGCTCGACGGCGAGGGCTGA
- a CDS encoding RNA polymerase sigma factor — MTGADAPGHAARQAVEAAWRIEWPRLVAALTRLAGDIATAEELAQDALVAALEQWPRDGVPPNPGGWLMVTAKHRAVDRIRRDANFARKLELLGREAITAEQPVGEPDSAITDDLLRMIFTACHPVLTPPARAALTLRMVGGLTTAEIARAYLVPESTVAQRIVRAKRTIATKRIPYEVPAGPELTQRLDSVLEVIYLIFNEGYAATSGDRWVRAELCEDAVRLARILTGLLPEEPEAHGLAALLELQASRTPARSDADNGLVLLADQDRSRWNRLYIRRGFAALGRAHTLERGRGRAPGRYALQAAIAAVHAMAPTAADTDWRRIAGLYALLAERFPSPIVELNRAVAVSMVHGPGAGLDLVDKIAGSGALADYHLLHAVRGDLLERLGRAAEARAAFERAAELTGNEIERELLLRRADSGSNPAG, encoded by the coding sequence ATGACCGGCGCGGACGCACCCGGGCACGCGGCGCGTCAGGCCGTCGAGGCGGCCTGGCGCATCGAGTGGCCGCGCCTGGTCGCCGCCCTGACCCGGCTGGCCGGTGACATCGCCACCGCCGAGGAACTCGCCCAGGACGCACTGGTCGCGGCGCTGGAACAGTGGCCCCGCGACGGCGTCCCGCCGAATCCCGGCGGCTGGCTCATGGTGACCGCCAAACACCGTGCGGTGGACCGCATCCGGCGGGACGCGAACTTCGCGCGCAAACTGGAGCTGCTCGGCCGGGAGGCGATCACGGCCGAGCAGCCGGTCGGCGAGCCGGATTCGGCCATCACCGACGACCTGCTGCGCATGATCTTCACCGCCTGCCATCCGGTCCTGACGCCCCCGGCGCGGGCGGCGCTCACCCTGCGCATGGTGGGCGGCCTGACCACCGCCGAGATCGCGCGCGCCTATCTGGTCCCGGAATCGACTGTGGCGCAGCGCATCGTGCGCGCCAAACGCACCATCGCGACCAAACGGATCCCGTACGAGGTGCCGGCGGGCCCGGAACTGACGCAGCGCCTGGACTCGGTGCTCGAGGTGATCTACCTGATCTTCAACGAGGGCTACGCCGCCACCTCCGGCGACCGCTGGGTGCGAGCCGAATTGTGCGAGGACGCAGTGCGATTGGCGCGCATCCTGACCGGGCTGCTGCCCGAGGAACCGGAGGCGCACGGGCTGGCCGCGCTGCTGGAACTGCAGGCGTCGCGAACCCCGGCCCGCAGCGATGCGGACAACGGATTGGTCTTGCTCGCGGATCAGGACCGGTCGCGGTGGAATCGGCTCTACATCCGGCGCGGATTCGCGGCGCTCGGCCGGGCGCACACGCTCGAGCGCGGCCGGGGGCGAGCGCCGGGCAGGTATGCGTTGCAAGCCGCGATCGCGGCCGTTCACGCGATGGCCCCGACCGCCGCGGACACCGATTGGCGGCGCATCGCCGGACTGTATGCGCTACTGGCCGAACGGTTTCCGTCGCCGATCGTGGAGTTGAATCGGGCGGTGGCGGTGTCCATGGTGCACGGGCCGGGCGCGGGGCTGGATCTGGTGGACAAGATCGCCGGGTCGGGTGCGCTGGCGGACTATCACCTGCTGCACGCGGTCCGCGGGGATCTGCTGGAACGGCTGGGCCGGGCCGCGGAGGCGCGGGCCGCCTTCGAGCGGGCCGCCGAACTCACCGGCAATGAGATCGAGCGCGAATTACTGCTTCGCCGAGCCGATTCTGGGAGCAACCCGGCCGGCTGA
- a CDS encoding transglycosylase SLT domain-containing protein has product MPAFQNSRGRKHPIRVTALGLLVAALTPLTVGVGQADARTEVANPISDTGIPAALPVDPASLLQLVGAATRYSKPALQTMSRFMVPFNQWDSFNQIITHESDWQVFAINPTSGAYGLPQALPAHKMFSEGPDWMFNPLTQLRWAYRYMVDRYGSPNAAWAFWQAHNWY; this is encoded by the coding sequence TTGCCTGCTTTCCAGAACTCCCGCGGCCGCAAGCATCCCATCCGGGTCACCGCGCTCGGACTGCTGGTGGCGGCCCTCACGCCGCTCACCGTCGGCGTCGGCCAGGCCGACGCGCGCACCGAAGTCGCCAACCCCATCTCGGACACCGGCATTCCCGCCGCGCTCCCGGTGGATCCGGCCTCCCTGCTGCAACTGGTCGGCGCGGCCACCCGGTACTCCAAGCCGGCCCTGCAGACCATGTCCCGCTTCATGGTCCCGTTCAACCAATGGGATTCGTTCAACCAGATCATCACGCACGAGAGCGACTGGCAGGTCTTCGCGATCAACCCGACCTCCGGCGCCTACGGCCTCCCCCAGGCCCTCCCCGCGCACAAGATGTTCAGCGAGGGCCCGGACTGGATGTTCAACCCGCTCACCCAGCTGCGCTGGGCCTATCGCTACATGGTCGATCGCTACGGCAGCCCGAACGCCGCGTGGGCGTTCTGGCAGGCCCACAACTGGTACTGA
- a CDS encoding SDR family oxidoreductase — MTVAVTGASGQLGRLVVEALLKDGSQPVVAVVRDPAKVADLAARGVEVRVASFDDPAALERAFAGVDRVLLISGNEFGKRVAQHTNVLRAAEAAGVRLLAYTSIPQADRNPLILAQEHTGTEAVLAGAAIPTTLLRNGWYWENYAGGLAHAVEGGVLHGAAGDGKVSGAARADYAEAAARVLTTDGHEGKVYELGGDETLSYAELAQVISEVSGKPVRYQDLPQADYAAALQGAGLDAGYAAALADADAGIANGILAVDSGDLQRLLGRPTTLVAEVFRAALS; from the coding sequence ATGACCGTCGCAGTCACCGGAGCAAGTGGTCAGCTGGGTCGCCTGGTCGTCGAGGCGCTGTTGAAGGACGGGTCGCAGCCCGTGGTCGCCGTGGTCCGCGATCCCGCCAAGGTGGCCGATCTGGCCGCGCGCGGCGTCGAGGTGCGGGTCGCGAGCTTCGATGATCCGGCGGCGCTCGAGCGCGCCTTCGCGGGCGTCGACCGCGTCCTGCTGATCTCGGGCAACGAGTTCGGCAAGCGCGTCGCCCAGCACACCAACGTGCTGCGCGCCGCCGAGGCCGCGGGCGTGCGACTGCTCGCCTACACCAGCATTCCGCAGGCCGACCGCAATCCGCTGATCCTCGCGCAGGAGCACACCGGCACCGAGGCGGTGCTGGCCGGAGCCGCCATCCCGACCACCCTGCTGCGCAACGGCTGGTACTGGGAGAACTACGCCGGCGGCCTGGCCCACGCCGTCGAGGGCGGCGTGCTGCACGGCGCGGCCGGGGACGGCAAGGTATCGGGCGCGGCCCGCGCCGACTACGCCGAGGCCGCCGCCCGCGTGCTCACCACCGACGGCCACGAGGGCAAGGTCTACGAACTCGGCGGCGACGAGACGCTCTCGTATGCCGAACTGGCGCAGGTGATCTCGGAGGTGTCCGGCAAGCCGGTGCGCTACCAGGACCTGCCGCAGGCCGACTACGCCGCCGCCCTGCAGGGCGCGGGTCTGGACGCCGGGTACGCCGCGGCGCTGGCCGACGCCGATGCCGGGATCGCGAACGGCATCCTGGCTGTCGATTCCGGTGACCTGCAGCGGCTGCTGGGCCGCCCGACCACCCTGGTGGCCGAGGTCTTCCGGGCCGCGCTGAGCTGA